A window of the Equus przewalskii isolate Varuska chromosome 10, EquPr2, whole genome shotgun sequence genome harbors these coding sequences:
- the NUFIP2 gene encoding FMR1-interacting protein NUFIP2 has product MEEKPGQPQPQHHHSHHHPHHHPQQQQQQPHHHHHYYFYNHSHNHHHHHHHQQPHQYLQHGAEGSPKAQPKPLKHEQKHALQQHQETPKKKTGYGELNGNAGDREISLKSLSSDEATNPISRVLNGNQQVVDTNLKQTVKANTFGKAGIKTRNFIQKNSMDKKNGKSYENKSGENQSVDKTDTVAIPNGVVTNNSGYITNGYMGKGADNDGSGSESGYTTPKKRKARRNSAKGCENLNLVQDKIMQQETSVPTLKQGLETFKPDYSEQKGNRVDGSKPIWKYETGPGGTSRGKPAVGDMLRKSSDIKPGVSSKKFDDRPKGKHASAVTSKEDSWTLFKPPPVFPVDNSSAKIVPKISYASKVKENLNKTVQNSSVSPSSSSSSSSSTGETQTQSSSRLSQVPMSALKSVTSASFSNGPVLAGTDAGVYSPGGQPLLTTAANTLTPISSGTDSVLQDMSLTSAAVEQIKSSLFIYPSNMQTVLLSTAQVDLPSQTDQQNLGDIFQNQWGLSFINEPSAGPETVIGKSSDHKVMEVTFQGEYPATLVSQGAEIIPSGTEHPVFPKAYELEKRTSPQVLGSILKSGTISESGALSLEPSHIGDLQKADTSSQGALVFLSKDYEIENQNPLASPTNTLLGSAKEQRYQRGLERNDSWGSFDLRAAIVYHTKEMESVWNLQKQDPKRIITYNEAMDSPDQ; this is encoded by the exons ATGGAGGAGAAGCCCGGCCAGCCACAGCCTCAGCACCATCACAGCCACCACCATCCGCACCATcatccccagcagcagcagcagcagccgcaccaccatcaccattattATTTCTACAACCATAGCCacaaccaccatcaccaccaccatcaccagcaGCCTCACCAATACTTGCAGCATGGAGCCGAGGGCAGCCCCAAGGCCCAGCCAAAGCCGCTGAAACATGAGCAGAAACACGCCCTCCAGCAGCACCAGGAAACGCCGAAGAAGAAAACAG GCTATGGCGAACTAAATGGTAATGCTGGAGACAGAGAAATATCTTTAAAGAGCCTGAGTTCTGATGAAGCTACCAACCCTATTTCTAGGGTCCTCAATGGCAACCAACAAGTTGTAGACACTAATCTAAAGCAGACTGTAAAGGCCAACACCTTTGGGAAAGCAGGAATTAAAACCAGGAATTTCATTCAGAAAAACAGTATGGACAAAAAGAATGGGAAGTCTTATGAAAATAAATCTGGAGAGAACCAGTCTGTAGACAAGACTGATACCGTAGCAATTCCAAATGGTGTTGTAACAAATAATTCTGGCTATATTACTAATGGTTATATGGGCAAAGGAGCAGATAATGATGGTAGTGGTTCTGAGAGCGGATATACCACTcctaaaaaaaggaaagctaGGCGCAATAGTGCCAAGGGTTGTGAAAACCTTAATTTAGTGCAGGACAAAATAATGCAACAAGAGACCAGTGTCCCAACCTTAAAACAGGGACTTGAAACTTTCAAGCCTGACTACAGTGAACAAAAGGGAAATCGAGTAGATGGTTCCAAGCCTATTTGGAAGTATGAAACTGGGCCTGGAGGAACAAGTCGAGGAAAACCTGCTGTAGGTGATATGCTGCGGAAAAGCTCTGATATTAAACCTGGTGTGAGCAGCAAAAAGTTTGATGATCGGCCCAAAGGAAAGCATGCTTCTGCTGTTACCTCCAAAGAGGACTCGTGGACCCTATTTAAACCACCCCCAGTTTTTCCAGTGGACAATAGCAGTGCTAAAATAGTTCCTAAAATAAGTTATGCAAGCAAAGTTAAGGAAAACCTCAACAAAACTGTACAGAATTCTTCTGTGTCACCGTCTTCATCTTCATCCTCTTCGTCGTCTACTGGAGAAACTCAGACCCAGTCTTCAAGTCGGTTATCCCAGGTCCCTATGTCAGCACTGAAATCTGTTACTTCGGCCAGCTTTTCTAATGGGCCTGTATTAGCAGGGACTGATGCAGGTGTATATTCTCCAGGGGGTCAGCCACTGCTAACTACTGCTGCTAATACTCTAACACCCATCTCTTCTGGGACTGATTCAGTTCTCCAGGACATGAGTCTGACTTCAGCAGCTGTTGAACAAATTAAGTCTAGCCTTTTTATCTACCCTTCAAATATGCAAACTGTGCTACTGAGCACAGCACAAGTGGATCTACCCTCTCAGACAGATCAGCAAAACCTAGGGGATATCTTCCAGAATCAGTGGGGTTTATCATTTATAAATGAGCCCAGTGCTGGCCCTGAGACTGTTATTGGGAAGTCGTCAGATCATAAAGTGATGGAGGTGACGTTTCAAGGGGAATATCCTGCCACTTTGGTTTCACAGGGTGCTGAAATAATCCCCTCAGGAACTGAGCATCCTGTGTTTCCCAAGGCTTATGAGCTGGAGAAACGGACTAGTCCTCAAGTTCTGGGTAGCATTCTAAAATCCGGGACTATTAGTGAGAGTGGAGCCTTATCCTTGGAACCCAGTCATATAGGTGACCTGCAAAAAGCAGACACCAGTAGTCAAGGTGCTTTAGTGTTTCTCTCAAAGGACTACGAGATAGAAAATCAAAATCCTCTGGCGTCTCCTACGAACACTTTGTTAGGTTCCGCCAAAGAACAGAGATACCAGAGAGGCCTAGAAAGGAATGATAGCTGGGGTTCTTTTGACCTGAGGGCTGCTATTGTATATCACACTAAAG